In Glycine soja cultivar W05 chromosome 10, ASM419377v2, whole genome shotgun sequence, the genomic stretch gaATAACTACACACATaaatcactttttattttaaatatctaatCATAACccttactttatttttaataaccaTCAAcatcttttattaatttctatctctttttttatattacatcaTAAATTCTactatcttatatatttttcccCCTCTTTTTAAGTGTTAAATAACACATTAAAATGTATATCCCTTTTTACTATTTTACGAGAAAGACAAGCTTCCCATATCTTGAGTGCGTTTCACTAAATAACATGGCAGAGCATAAAAGTCAAGTGTACCAAATTTGATAAAAAGTAGAAACAAAACAAGGGTGAACAAAGAAAGAGATATATCCTAATATCTtctcttctttccctctttcactctctctctccaaCACCAACAATAAGAACAGAACAAGAGTTAAGAAACAGAGCATAGAGTGATTTGGTGGGTGGAGAGAGGAACAGAACAGAGCAACATGAAGCCACCAACGAAACCCATTTCGAGCCCTGGTCGAACCGAGAAGTTTCCACCACCGTTGATGAGATTCTTGAGAAACAATGCCTCAAGCAGAAGCAGAGGAAGGTCAAGAACCACCACCGCCATGTTTCTGAGAAAGAAGAACACCAACAATATTGAAACACAAGAACCCTCTTCCCCCAAAGTCACTTGCATGGGGCAAGTCCGCGTTAAACGCTCCGCCTCCAAAAGGGTGCCCTCCGCCGGCGCCGGAACTCCGACCAAGTTTCGGTGCTGCTCATGGGTCCCACATGCTCTGTTTTTTCACCGTTTAATAAAACCCGAAGTTTGTTTCCCCTTTCAGTGCAAACAAGTTTGGCCCAATTGGAGGTTcttacaaagaaagaaaagggatTCCAAAGTCACGGAAACTTCTTCGCCGAAAACAGAGTTGAATTTCAGGGGAAGGTTTAACCCTAATTACGACGACTCAGAGCATAAAGATAGAGTTATTGTTAACCCTCCCGCTTTTGTTTCCAACACTTCAAGTACTCCACCGAGGAACGCTTTGTTATTGACACGCTGCAGATCCGCGCCGGGGAGGAGGTTCTTGAACGAAGAGACAGAGGTGGttgaaaaaaatagagtaaacagAGAACACTCTGAGAATAACAGAGACCGGAAGTTGGAGGCGAAGTTACGGTTCTTCAAAGAGCTTGAAGAGTCACTGAGGGAGAGAATAATAATGGAGTCAGAAAAAGCAAGGGAAGAATCTGACTCTGTTCATCCTCTGGTTCTGACGAGGTGCAAATCTGAACCCGCGAGAACCGCACAAAAACTCGATCCTGAAATGAACGGGCTTTCGAAGAAGACAACGTTGGGGTTCGCTCATGCTTGGTTTTCACATGGTTTGTGATTATTCTATTCTTACCTCTGTAACTCTGTTACTTGTTctgttttagtgttttttttttttttggtttagtttattatcttattttattcttattattactGAGTTCGatatatagttatataatataaagaatTTTATAGGCAAATTGTGGTGacgtattttcttctttttgacaTCTGGAGCTGTCGAGAGAATCTCTATGCTCTATGTATTAAAAAGATACCTTGGAATTAAATAGAAGAAACATGGAAACTTGTCCCGAGTTAATGTATTATTCACTGTCTCACTCTCTTTTTTTGTTATAGTTTGAAGTGTTGCTTTTCAATGCTTTCTCAGTGGTTTCTGGTTTTGCTTTTGCACTTTGTTTTTCTTAGGGGGTGCAATTTCCTTCATGTGTCGGTTTCAGTTTGTTATGGTCATCGTccaatttattagaaattatattgTATAGATTGagatttacatgtttttggtgaATCTTCGTGTACTACATAAataagttttattaattttctctctcaaaaaaaaagttttattaattttttacgtaaatttaaaacttaattatctattatataaaaattggtTTATATCATAAACTCGCGATGCCATGGTATCATattatacaatttatacaagaaCTTTTTATCAATTTAGGCATAGATCTGCTTACTCTTGCCAACTTCCCAACTGGAATTTGGAAGTGGAGACAgagttaatttttttggtacatcAATTCAAGAggagaaaagtaaaaatagtcGTTTTAAGAcactaaaatttaagaattaaaataaaaatattttgtataagaCAGTGTTATCgttattttaatcatatttttatttaacccATATGTTAGTAGGATTCAATTTAGTATCTTTTATGACTTTGAGGACTGAGTATGGTAAACATGACATCCGTTTAAgccattaaaaacaataaaatgtgTAGTTGTGAACGTTCAGAGTATGGTAAAATAtagtaattattaataatggtagtgatttcttatttactttcttaaagcttgttttcaattttcttgGTTTCGGACAAGGTATGTGGTCATTGTCAATGCAAATAGGTTAAGAAACACAATGACCAACATCCATTAAGGATTAGGTACCAAACCACTTTGCCTTGCTTAATTACTTTTTTGTGGGGTTAACAGCTTACTCAACTAAATTCACAGTAGCCTTAACACtgcatatatgtttttatttatttatttatggcaCCATATATGCTTTAGTAAATTAGTGTAATAAGTTTTATATTAGTTTACTTGAGCATTATTCCTGGTTTATCTTTTGCAATAAATATTTCCAATATCCTTATAAAATGGCCCACTTGTGAAACTACAACTATTATCCAAATTGTATTACACTATTAGTCTCTTACGATTTTATCGTTCAACTTGATATGAAAATAAAGAgcataaaaaggaagaaagatgtTAACTAAGTGTCTTTCGatactaagaaaataaaataaaaatatttaatgaagaaaaatacttgcatgtattttttaaaacaatggtTAAAAATTGGAagttaaaagtatttaataaaaataaattatttatgaaattaatataaaataatttaaaatttacttttttaatcgATTGGGAATATTTAATAGAGTACACGAAATGCTTTGTAGTTACTGCACTAAGAATACCTTTTAGCGAAAAGGGAGATATTCATTatagtaaaatataaacaatatttattatttttaaataagatctTATTTAATGAATGTTCAAAAGATAAtggctaaaaaatattttaaacactttattaaatacttttaactATATAAAGATTTGtctattaaacaatttttaatatattgaatattttcttgtacattaaataatttttaagaattttcatTAGTGTATATTATTAAGTTTTGATAATACTACGTACGGTGATCTAGTGGCGACAGTTTAAATGATGTACATAAGAATCTCCGTGTgaccattataaaaaaaagttattcagTTTTGATAATCAGGAATTCAGGACTATACGAACACTAATTAGAGTATATTTTTCCTCAACTAATAACAACAaactaaatcttttttttatgagtAGAGATAGTCAAGAAGACTTTACATTTTTcactaaattattttgaaaaatattaaaaaaacacatctTTTAACTTATTCTTCCAGatactctttttattattaattaaaatttattagaaattataatttttggtggttttactttttatttaataagtatcttttcttattttgtagtttcaaaatttttaactaataataaaaaaatatgtatacaaaagtgtgttattaaCACTTGGAATTTTTCATACGGAAAAATctttttcataatatttaaaCAATGCTAACTTATCAAGTAATAAATAAGTTCATAAAATTGTCCCTTTTTgaaaagattttattaattaaagaagaaaGTATGTATCATGTCAAtaatgcaacaaaaaaaaaaacatattttcaacaattttttatattttcttaacaaaattattcttttttttaaacatcAACCTCTACAATTGACATTAAAGAAAtacaagtaaattttttttactagaaaaAATTTTCTTACACTGAAAAAtacaagtttaattttcatttatttattttcctaataaaattttctctttttattttcatgaaattagCCCTAAGGACTGGCGTTAAcaaaattgtttctttttcaatagttttttaatattttctaaactAATGTCTATAGGGTATTAATTAACATTTACacctatatttttatcataatacTCCCCCATTCCATTTGGATTGATGGTTAACATTTTTTCACACAGTTTAAGCAAAACAAGTACTCTAAGACAAtagtatttattaataattaattttactaaaatatcattactctcttttttaattttaataatgcattattaagtatttttagaaaataatatttattagagaataaaactaaataaatattttaatgacaCATAAATAAAGTTGCATCTATGGACTTCGGTCAATTGGTTCGTTTATTGTGAGTGTATACAGTTTGCTCTACATATCAAATTTTGTACTTTATAACGACTGattcaaaatgtaaaattatattttggaatgCAATTTTTTGTTGACTTATGAAATGAtcaatccaaaaaataaaaaagaaatattattcaAAAGACATAATAAATACAGGAAACAACAATCCAAATGAGTTGAGCTTGTGAGTTCATGACCAATTGTTTCccaagaaataatttaaaaaatgcatttcatattattagttgttttaaagtagaaacaagaagaaaatgtaagtaattagaaaattaaaaattgatcatATGCAAAATAGCAAGCATAACGATTCGTTTAATCTTGGACCTACGTAGACTTATCAAATATACTTATTTCAATGAGTCTATGCGTATCAACTCGTTTAATAATGGTGAAAGACTTGCTTAGACACTATCCTAAATATGATGTTTTAGGCACATCCAATCAAATGTTGTCACCTCatcaacaaatataaaataatatagtttgGAGAATAGATTCCTTATTCTCATTGCATTCTATTCTATTTTCATCCCCAAATAAGTTTGTCTAAACATTCGATGTTATAGTAACCAAACTAGGCAATATTAAGAGTGCCAATAACATGTTTGATGAAATGCCAAAGAGAAATGACGTGAAAACTTGAGAGGTTAGACATGTCTAGCATACTTCAATTTTTTCTGAAATCCCATCCAATATCGAGtatatctttttagtaaaaggATTGGAGCTATCACCCACTAGAAACTCAAACAATACCATCAGTGTATTAACCACAATTGAGCTACACATAGGTTCCTTTTTCGTACCAGAATTTGTCATAAGCTTTCTTAGATTGCAAACTTTCCAGACAGGACAGAGGCTCCATGATTACTAGGTTCTAATTCAAGCAGATTATGATAAACAAGTTCAGCAAGCTCAACATTGCCATGGCATACCCAAAGGAGAGCTCCCAATATTAGCATGGACACATAAGTGTATTCCAAGCAGCCAAATATTGTTGTGAGCAGAGTCAGCTCTGGAACAAGAAGGGTTTATGGGTGTAAAAGGGGGTTTTATGATGTCAAAGTTTTAGATTTGTAAGTTGGTTTAATTGTTGTAAAAGGGATTCTAGGTTTACTTGACCACCATAATGTAAAAATTTCACGATATTATAATTAAGTTATGTTGATTTAGAATTACTAATAGTTTTTTCATATTGCAGtataatgtaaaattttcacGATTTTGAACATCACAAATAATGCTTGTGAAAAACTTGTCATATTAAAATCTAAAAGAGTACGCAATATCATTGAGCTCTTATATGTGATCTGGAAGTGAAATGCCAAACATTGCTGGACTCTCAACCCTCATCCTACAAAAACAGGAGATGAATAAAACTCAATCTAATCTATTCATTATTTACGAACCTTAGACTATGCAACTTTCTAATACATTCATATATCACGAAATGGAAAATTTCCTTGTCATGCAACTACTGCCTATGGAAGAATTTCCCTAAAATGCAAGCATGAAGCTTATAGGCAAAGAAGTAAACACCAACAAATATTGCAATTCTTTGAAATTGTCAGCAATCATTcttaatttacaattaaaaGATTTTCCAAGGAACAATCGCTTATAACATAAACCACGTCTAAATAAGCATATCCCTCTCCACATCTTATTTGACTTGTCCAACACCTCATATTTGGGTCAGTGTCTACCCAAGTCTTTCTTTTAATAATAGGCTTATGTAATTCAGGACAAGCCTACTCACATACCAGCTACCACTTGTACATATAAATTTAGAAATGCAATTAATAcctttattcaaattaaaattattattaacttgTTTCTATAATTTTGTTTGATACAAATAACTAAAAATCAATTGATCAACTAACTAGTGTatgcactactagaaaaattaaatttagtgaTGACATATATTTCATCACTAACAGTGTCGACTTCTGCAACGGATAATAAGATTTTGTGATAGACCCAATTGAAGTTAATTTGTGATGAATTTTGTGACAAAATTATCCCCTCTCCAAATTATCCGCAACAAATTCTAGCTATATAAGATGACATAAAAGGACATGATTGTGTAGGCATGTGTGTGtccatataattttattgattgataGTAACATCTATATTCACATTTAACAGTGGTGAAGTCAATGAATGAAGATTGTCAGAGTTGGGTGGTGGTAGTGATGCTGAaggatgaatatttttttaaagtagtatctatatatagagagagagagagttgtcttttattgaaaaaaatattaaatttttcattgtttaaaattgaattaggttTAAATCTATGTTCTAAGATGATATTATGCATACCTAGTATCTTCTCAACCATGGCTGATAACTCAACAACCTTAAGCCCAAAGAACGATGGCAGCACTGGCAATGTTCCAACAAAAGAATCCAACCATCATGTGGTTTCAAGTGTCATAAAATCGGGTATTATTTCTCATCCAAATTCTGTTCGGATCTTGGATTCAGGTGCAAGTGATCATGCATGCTTacattcaatgttttttttttaccacttACAATAGAATTAAACCCATTGTTGTTAAATTACCAAATGGTGCTAAAGTGTACCTCCTCGCTTTGAAGGAGACGTTgattataaactaatttattgaattataaatatttaaaatttaatatattatctgATTAAACTAAGAAGATGTTTAGCAAAACTTTTATGGAACTTCTAACTTGTTTGATTACTTTAGAAACATGTTTAGTTAATTAAGTCAggcttttttagtaaaataatttagtgaAATTAATCGTTAAATTATCTAATACGTAAAAgacattaaagataaaaataaattatgataagtTATTAGGAATAACAACAGAaaaaatgcagtaaaaaaaacagaaaaagaaaaagtgttaGGAGCTTATATAAATTCAAGAGTTAATAGTATATACACCAACAAAgtaaaaactttttatattatcatctaatattaaattgtcatgaataataaatttattaatttttataataattattttaaaaattattatcataattttttattggtggatagtattttttttacattaacaaTACATAactatgtaaaaataatatattttttaaaaaaatgctattAAAAGACTATAAGTTATTTAATAAGTTCCTTTATTACATAACTTAGAAACAAACTTTTAAGATAATGAAATAAGTTAAAAAGTAATcaagtaattaaatataaataactaatatgttGAAGTTAAAATTGAATCGTTCGAATATTATTCGATTTCaatgtttgataaaaataatttttattcagaCTTTATTTACCTTTTGACTGAACTCTAAATTAGTCAAGGTCATTTCCCTCATAAAccgaaagattaaaaaaaaaagtggttaaACTAAGAATGTTTCCCAAATGACTCTTAAAGGTCAAATCAGacccttaattaaaattttcaaagcaCATGATGGAAGTGTCCTACTAGTGCAGAATTAGACAATTGGCAACAGGCATGCCTCCAGTCCAGCCATGAAATGGTTGTTGATATAGGCCCAATTCCATCAAACCTAACTGCTCATTAAAGTCTAGAACCACTACCAGTGGGTTTTAGACAACATCAACACCGACATATAAGTTGATTTAAGGAATCATTtgacttgattttctttttaaaatttaaaagtgaattcaaggttaaattaaaaataaataaaaatttaaatttagagataaaattaattgatatttttgtagtttttaaattaaaacaattagaTTTTAATCTTGAGATTTGAAGTAAATAAGGAAAAGAGAAAGTGTAAACTAAAATCtccaaaaaatatcttattttaaatctattttttcattaaaactatatttttaataaaaaaattaattttcttaaaattgtcttgttcatccttttcttttaagaaaaatataatatcaaaatagtTAAGATAAATATActacctgttttttttttttttttttacatttctttGACACgccctaaaaaataaattaaaaaacatgtaCATATATGCGTGTGTGTTTTCCAATATTAAAATTAGCAaaacttcaaattaattatatatatctcTCTCATAAGTATTTCAACCAACACTTTGTCATTAGCTTCAGATTTCTATGGTAGTAGGGATATCCATCATTTGGAGTATTTACTGCTCCAGGaacttttctatttatttaatattgaaaGCAAAAGGCCCACTATTTATTTTCAGACCAATCTTTTGGACATATGGACCTCTGGATTCCATAGcggattaattcatttttttatttataaaataactattttcaatttttttaagaatattttaaaaaataaactaattcaaCTTAGATTGCAGGAAAAAATGGGTCCTTTTTTTTACAGGAAGGAAAAAATGGATCTTAACATGCTGCCATTTTGATTGAGATAAACATATATACTCTCTTGTCTTACATGAAAGCAGAGTTGTTTACATGAAATGTTagctttaattaataattatagtttGGTAAATGCTAACCAGTGTGCTTTTAGAGCATTgattaaagaatcaaattttttttttattcaaatgtaCAAAATTGCgatattcatgattttttttatgctctcttataatttttacaataaatatttttttcttatatttcattaaatagTGTCCTAAAGATATCGATTAGCAAGATCCTTATAATTTTCACATTCTAAAAGTGATTCTTCTTATCTTAACGTGTTTTTAAACATGTTGGAAAAGTGAATGTACTTCAGTTAAtcataaaacaaaatgaatagATGACCTTTTTGACAAATTTTCGTAACTAGCAACTCATGTAAATTACACGAGCCAATGATCACAACAAATAATTTCCTGAGTCAAATTACAAATATCAATTGTATATGTACACAATGCCTAGAGGAAACTCAGCATCAAAATCTTTTTAAACATGCTACTAGTTTAAGAAAGCAAGAACAATAAAGGTAATAAAGATTGATCCAAGAAGAATCAgacttatatttaaaaaaaacatgggtTCAAATTTGACTGTTAATGTAAAAATCTTATTAAGAATGACATGAAAGTACTTTTGTAGGTATTCCTTAAATCTTAAGGTATATTTTAACTCTCATGAACTCTCAAGACCTAATTCACCTAaacttttgtaaagaaaaaaaaaaaagacaagcaaAAAAAACAAGCAAAAATAATGCTGAACACTTCTTGATATATGATTCTCATTAATGAGTAAGTTATGCTCAATGTATCTAATTAGAGTTTAGGACATTGAAAGTAATTTTCTCAAATCTTTCCAAAATTAAACTTGCCCAACTAAAAGTTTTTGTGCTTCCAAACACACTGCCTCAAAATTGATCCACCCTTAATATCAAaggaaattaattaactttaatatttttatttttatttttaggaatcCAAGATCATACCAAAGAATATAAAATACTCACTATTCTATTCAATCAAATTAGACTCAATTGATGATTAAGCCTCGTATATGTGTGTGTTAAATATATGGGTATGGAATAGAAGCATTAATGTTGCATACCAACACATCTACACCATCATCTCACAACTTGTTGCTGTGTGATTGTGTGGATGGCGACAacttcaatatatattattgtcttaaaaataaataaatctgaaaaagataaacaaatCAGAGACATGAGCACACTGAGCCTTAGCTGTGAATTTTCCGCGAGCGTGCCCACTTAGCCCCCACCACTTGTAATAATTCATTAAAACCCTTGCaaccctctttctttctttctttgctttttcCTCCTTATAAATGATCCCAACCTTTGCTTTATTCTATTAGTTTCaagttttaacaaaaaaaatctcaacAAAATTTGAGCATGCCACATATGGAGCTTAGGTCTACCTTCACCACCTGcttctttctcttgattctcaTCCTGGCTCTCCCTCGTTTCTCAAGAGGTTTGCATCTTTAATTTACAAacactttctctttatttatatacatgCATGTTTATAGGATAGTATTTACTGATGCCTAGctaagaatttttttcttcttaccaCAATATTAAGGATTGAACTTAAGTCCTCATGCATCTATTCAAAGTCCACTAGTGAGTTTATGACATAGCTAAGGTGTTAATGTGTTGgtgatatatattaattaattaattgtgaatGTTACAGGGGAATCTGAAGCATTGCATACAGAGATATATGAGATTGATTATAGAGGTCCAGAGACACACTCTTCAGGTGTTCCTCCTCCTCATCACTTCCATATTGGTAAGCAGCATTCAACTTCTCATCCTCAAAAAGGCTCAGTCAGAGGAACCAAAGCTTTGGGCTTAAGGGATAGCACTTACGATGAAAATAaggcaagtttttttttttacttctcgaAACTCTTTGAATGTCTCTCTTTACTGCAGAGTACTCAACTATTCATCTTGATCTGAAAACAATTTGGCAGTACAACTTTAAGGATTTTAAAAACATAGGAATATAGGATACTTTACTGAAAGGAAAATTTAATGTCCAATACAACTTTAGTTTGGCAGTTATTCCATACGTCAGAAAATAATTATGGTTTCAAATTCTGGCtacaaattaagtaaaaatttaatGGTTATCCAATGAAAATGTAAACCAACTTTGTATggttaatcaataaaaaattactgtttaatatatttaagataattattataaaaattaacaaacttattatatataattatttatgattgattgataatttaaaactattttacataattatatcaTTACATAGtctattttttcattaagaaaattatttttattttgttcaataaaaatattataaaacgaAGAATAATATAGttggaaaaattattaatctttaattgttttaaataacaaataatttgaagcaaattagagtttataaaataataataattttgattaaaaggaGCTATAACCAAAAATTGATTTCCTTTTAGTTCATTTTGGACTACATGAAACACAGACATGGATGAATCTGGCGGTTATTTATCTTTAGTAAATTTTCATTCtatagtttgttagttttttttatttattattatcaacaaATACTAGTttagttttattagaaatattaattgaaaaattcgaacccactctcttttctctctccctTCTCCATTCACAATTCTCAAACAAGTGAATCAATTTTATATCTcctaaattttcttttcatagtGTAAAAGGTTATTTTATGAGGCTAAAGATCActatagttaaaattttaattacaaaagatCTTTATCCGAAATAGAGAGATATATCACCTGTTAAGTTCGATTTTCGCTAAAAAGCTGTCAAACCACTATATATATAGGAAAaccattatataaataaaactatcaTAAAATTTCCAATAATTTCAACCCAATCAAACTAACAATTATTGGGCGaccaaattagtaaaaaaaatagttatgtttttcttttcatttgtatattatttaagaatttcttttatttgtttgttcatttaaaattttaaaaaatattaattatttttaaaattatttacactgatctattttaaaatatctaacattttttaataatgataaataataataaattggaATTAATGcacctgttttcatttttatttttaaatattttaattaattttttttacaaaagctaaaaaaagctcatatttttaagaatatttaaaccttcatttaattatttttttaaagtaat encodes the following:
- the LOC114370278 gene encoding uncharacterized protein LOC114370278 — its product is MKPPTKPISSPGRTEKFPPPLMRFLRNNASSRSRGRSRTTTAMFLRKKNTNNIETQEPSSPKVTCMGQVRVKRSASKRVPSAGAGTPTKFRCCSWVPHALFFHRLIKPEVCFPFQCKQVWPNWRFLQRKKRDSKVTETSSPKTELNFRGRFNPNYDDSEHKDRVIVNPPAFVSNTSSTPPRNALLLTRCRSAPGRRFLNEETEVVEKNRVNREHSENNRDRKLEAKLRFFKELEESLRERIIMESEKAREESDSVHPLVLTRCKSEPARTAQKLDPEMNGLSKKTTLGFAHAWFSHGL
- the LOC114370771 gene encoding uncharacterized protein LOC114370771; the encoded protein is MPHMELRSTFTTCFFLLILILALPRFSRGESEALHTEIYEIDYRGPETHSSGVPPPHHFHIGKQHSTSHPQKGSVRGTKALGLRDSTYDENKVKKVHE